One stretch of Chitinophaga pendula DNA includes these proteins:
- a CDS encoding TauD/TfdA family dioxygenase gives MNHWIDYRSARPCQFLRDNIAMFPESAVLKLSATEHQRLREQSLAIVANPYRNDEQEAFIIAARQLTECFTPTSRNFVQQQLENGFGAVLIRGLPIDSVLPVTPSTGGSLPPTYKHTFVSEAMLMALGGLTNAEPFNFRQEGRGTAPLIDNIVPIPSLKTQRGAGGFANNFPFHCESAWHRKRPDYLILLGIREAPDARTLVFSTQMFENSKWQECSSDIKEWFRLKAPDLYTQMEHAGIPMGTGKYSFEPPIAAIDGKMTLNINFNGTECIHEEAVQWLSELEDFIESKTVGAVIAEGNALILNNYLTCHTRTGYTPSFNGLDRWFLRGYFKRDLWAKGIQPDAQEAIYRDLVQEGWITEEGQLTSSFLKYVYLPEETKKLTGKQATLASLAFHYTPVTGSRIV, from the coding sequence ATGAATCACTGGATCGATTACCGTAGTGCAAGGCCCTGTCAATTTTTGAGAGATAATATAGCAATGTTCCCTGAGAGTGCCGTGTTGAAGCTGTCAGCTACAGAACACCAGAGACTACGTGAACAGTCTTTGGCAATAGTTGCTAATCCGTATAGAAATGATGAGCAGGAAGCATTTATCATTGCAGCAAGGCAATTAACGGAGTGCTTTACTCCGACATCAAGGAATTTTGTTCAGCAACAACTGGAAAACGGCTTTGGTGCTGTGTTAATAAGAGGATTGCCAATTGATAGCGTATTACCGGTCACACCTTCCACAGGAGGGTCGCTACCGCCTACTTATAAGCATACATTTGTATCAGAGGCCATGTTAATGGCATTAGGAGGGTTGACAAATGCAGAACCTTTTAATTTTCGACAGGAAGGCCGTGGTACTGCTCCCCTGATTGATAATATTGTGCCTATTCCAAGTTTAAAAACACAAAGAGGCGCAGGTGGCTTTGCCAATAATTTCCCTTTTCATTGTGAAAGTGCCTGGCATAGGAAACGACCAGACTATTTGATATTACTTGGTATCAGGGAAGCTCCTGATGCCAGGACCCTGGTTTTTTCTACTCAGATGTTTGAAAATAGCAAATGGCAGGAATGTAGCAGCGATATAAAGGAGTGGTTCCGACTTAAAGCTCCTGACTTGTATACACAAATGGAACATGCTGGCATCCCTATGGGTACCGGAAAGTATTCCTTTGAACCTCCTATTGCTGCTATTGACGGGAAGATGACGCTAAATATTAACTTCAATGGTACAGAATGTATTCATGAAGAAGCTGTACAATGGTTATCGGAGCTAGAGGATTTTATTGAAAGTAAAACGGTAGGTGCTGTTATCGCTGAAGGAAATGCATTGATATTGAATAACTACCTGACATGCCATACCCGCACGGGATATACTCCTTCCTTCAACGGACTTGACCGTTGGTTCCTGCGTGGCTATTTCAAAAGGGATCTTTGGGCGAAAGGGATACAACCTGACGCCCAAGAAGCTATTTATCGTGATTTAGTACAGGAGGGTTGGATTACAGAAGAAGGACAACTTACATCTTCGTTTTTGAAGTATGTGTACCTGCCTGAAGAAACAAAGAAATTGACAGGTAAACAAGCTACACTGGCATCGCTGGCATTTCACTATACGCCAGTAACAGGTTCCCGGATCGTTTAG